Proteins from a single region of Pseudorasbora parva isolate DD20220531a chromosome 22, ASM2467924v1, whole genome shotgun sequence:
- the chchd4a gene encoding mitochondrial intermembrane space import and assembly protein 40, whose amino-acid sequence MSYCKQEGKDRVIFVTKEDHDAPSNAELIEDDPNDPYEDHGLILPNGDINWNCPCLGGMASGPCGQQFKEAFSCFHYSKEEVKGSECVENFRSMQECMQKYPELYPQEDDNDIAPSGGADTAPSESTSTDSLPTSSPDSAPAATENPAAS is encoded by the exons ATGTCGTACTGCAAACAGGAAG GTAAAGATCGCGTCATATTTGTCACCAAAGAGGATCATGATGCACCCAGTAACGCTGAGCTAATTGAAGATGACCCTAATGATCCGTATGAGGATCACG GTCTTATTCTACCTAATGGTGACATAAACTGGAACTGCCCGTGTCTGGGCGGTATGGCCAGTGGCCCTTGTGGACAACAGTTCAAGGAAGccttttcttgttttcactaTAGCAAAGAGGAGGTAAAAGGGTCAGAATGTGTGGAAAACTTCCGGAGTATGCAGGAGTGTATGCAGAAATACCCCGAGCTCTACCCCCAGGAAGACGACAACGACATCGCCCCCTCTGGTGGGGCTGATACAGCACCTAGTGAATCCACTTCCACTGACTCTCTCCCTACATCCTCTCCCGATTCCGCACCAGCAGCCACAGAAAACCCAGCAGCTAGCTAA